A part of Candidatus Poribacteria bacterium genomic DNA contains:
- a CDS encoding AAA family ATPase codes for MRNELTLFEEERKPLALRMRPRDLDEFIGQEHILGPGKPLRRAIELDRLYSSLILWGPPGTGKTTLASIIANRTKGHFERLSAVLAGVSELRRIITEARKRRRGSGRRTILLVDEIHRWNKAQQDALLPHVEDGTIVLIGATTENPFFEVIPPLLSRARVFQFKPLSKEDLILLMRRALEDPVRGYGGQKVEVEEEVLEFWADVSDGDARCALNALELAVESTPPDSDGLIRIDMEIAQQAIQRRTIHYDKGADEHYDTISAFIKSVRGSDPDAALYWLAKMIHAGEDPKFIMRRLLILAAEDIGLADPMAVVITSACARALEWVGLPEAQYHLAEATLYLATAPKSNSVGAYFKALKEIEEHGAKEVPDHLKDPSRDGRALGHGRGYKYPHDYPGHWIEQRYLPEGVEGGWYKPGDQGYERKIAKRIRIEEDRR; via the coding sequence ATGAGGAATGAGCTGACGCTGTTCGAGGAGGAGAGAAAGCCGCTTGCGCTGAGGATGAGGCCCAGAGATCTGGACGAGTTCATCGGCCAGGAGCACATCCTCGGCCCCGGAAAGCCGCTCAGACGGGCGATAGAGTTAGATAGACTATATTCGAGCCTGATCCTCTGGGGGCCCCCCGGAACCGGAAAGACGACCCTCGCCTCCATCATCGCCAATCGCACGAAGGGACATTTTGAAAGGTTAAGCGCCGTGCTCGCCGGGGTGAGCGAATTGCGTAGGATCATCACCGAGGCCCGGAAACGCCGACGTGGATCGGGACGGAGGACGATACTTCTGGTGGACGAGATCCATCGCTGGAACAAGGCGCAACAGGACGCGTTGCTGCCTCATGTGGAGGACGGCACGATCGTGCTCATCGGCGCCACGACCGAAAACCCCTTCTTCGAGGTGATCCCTCCCCTGCTCAGCCGGGCGCGCGTCTTCCAGTTTAAACCGCTCTCGAAGGAGGATCTGATCCTCCTGATGCGCCGGGCGCTCGAGGACCCCGTCAGGGGATACGGCGGACAAAAGGTGGAGGTCGAAGAGGAGGTGCTGGAGTTCTGGGCCGACGTCTCGGACGGAGATGCTCGCTGTGCCCTCAACGCCCTCGAGCTGGCCGTCGAATCCACCCCGCCCGACTCGGACGGCCTGATAAGGATAGACATGGAGATAGCACAGCAGGCCATCCAGAGGCGAACGATCCATTACGATAAGGGAGCGGACGAACATTATGACACGATCTCCGCCTTCATAAAAAGCGTGAGGGGATCTGATCCGGACGCTGCCCTTTACTGGCTCGCCAAGATGATCCACGCCGGCGAGGATCCGAAGTTCATCATGCGAAGGCTGCTTATCCTGGCCGCCGAGGATATAGGTCTGGCCGATCCGATGGCGGTCGTGATCACGTCGGCCTGTGCGAGGGCGCTCGAATGGGTGGGGTTGCCTGAAGCTCAGTATCACCTGGCAGAGGCCACATTGTATCTAGCCACTGCCCCGAAATCCAACAGCGTCGGAGCATACTTCAAGGCCCTTAAGGAGATCGAGGAGCATGGTGCCAAGGAGGTGCCCGATCACCTTAAAGATCCCTCACGCGATGGCCGTGCCTTGGGACACGGCAGGGGATACAAATACCCACACGATTACCCCGGCCATTGGATCGAACAGAGATATCTCCCCGAAGGCGTCGAGGGAGGATGGTATAAGCCGGGCGATCAGGGATATGAGAGGAAGATAGCCAAACGGATACGCATTGAGGAGGATCGAAGATGA
- a CDS encoding MBL fold metallo-hydrolase — protein sequence MKFTALGGGMEVGASCYLLQIAGKNILLDAGIRVNRRGEEALPDIELLRDLTDDRLDLILISHAHLDHCGALPIFHELFPATPVYSTTPTKLIAAILLQDTVKIMEKEAEDRDSEAQLYTLDMVKSAVWAIRTASYHEWIRPFDDPEYEFHFHPAGHVMGAASILLKTPEATVVYSGDIATVSQRTVAGMTPIDFFHPDLLILESTYGDSQHPSRKAEEGSLAKAVAEVIEEGGTVLIPAFAFGRAQEIILILKFSMLSGVIPKFPIYVDGLVRSICDLYTELIDFLPERLQNFIANSRQPVFWSAEGRGMPKVTKILSHEERQSLLLPEPKCIISSSGMLTGGPSVYYAKWLASNPRNAIFLTGYQDEESPGRRLQELEQGGTIELDGQEVEVKCKVSRYNLSAHADQVQLCQQVSYMKPQSIILVHGEPGSIKELREKLVLKSLVFVAPNGKTIDPLRAPDWLTEHRLLQIDAERNQFFGTLEYTVDGGVAIKFGPDLVESPQWRQFFEGYEEVRAKFFGKRLQIRAKLPSDEEDEEGAEDEE from the coding sequence ATGAAATTCACGGCCCTCGGCGGCGGGATGGAGGTCGGCGCAAGCTGTTACCTCCTGCAGATAGCGGGCAAAAATATATTGCTTGACGCCGGTATAAGGGTTAACAGACGGGGCGAGGAGGCCCTACCCGATATCGAGCTGCTGCGCGATCTAACCGATGACAGGCTCGATCTGATCCTCATCTCACATGCCCATCTGGACCACTGCGGCGCCCTTCCGATCTTCCATGAGCTCTTCCCCGCAACCCCGGTTTACTCCACAACCCCGACCAAGCTCATAGCAGCCATACTGCTACAGGATACGGTCAAGATCATGGAGAAGGAGGCGGAGGACAGGGACTCGGAGGCACAGCTCTACACGCTGGATATGGTCAAAAGCGCCGTATGGGCGATCCGGACGGCGTCGTATCATGAGTGGATCAGACCGTTCGACGATCCGGAGTATGAGTTCCACTTTCACCCCGCGGGCCATGTCATGGGAGCGGCCTCGATACTCCTGAAAACCCCCGAAGCTACCGTCGTCTACAGCGGCGATATAGCGACCGTATCTCAGAGGACGGTTGCCGGGATGACCCCGATAGACTTCTTCCATCCCGATCTGCTGATACTCGAATCCACATACGGGGATTCGCAACATCCCTCCAGAAAGGCGGAGGAGGGAAGCCTTGCGAAGGCGGTGGCGGAGGTGATAGAGGAAGGTGGAACGGTCCTCATACCTGCCTTCGCCTTCGGGAGGGCTCAGGAGATAATCCTGATCCTCAAGTTCAGCATGCTCAGCGGGGTGATACCGAAGTTCCCGATATATGTGGACGGGCTGGTGAGATCCATATGTGATCTCTACACGGAGCTCATAGATTTCCTGCCCGAAAGGTTGCAGAACTTCATCGCCAACTCCCGTCAGCCCGTCTTCTGGTCGGCTGAGGGGAGGGGAATGCCCAAGGTGACCAAGATACTGTCGCATGAGGAGAGACAATCGCTGCTCCTGCCGGAGCCCAAGTGTATCATCTCCTCATCGGGGATGCTCACCGGCGGGCCGAGCGTCTATTACGCCAAATGGCTCGCATCAAACCCCAGAAACGCCATATTCCTGACCGGATATCAGGACGAGGAATCGCCCGGAAGGAGGTTACAGGAGCTGGAGCAGGGGGGCACGATAGAGCTGGACGGCCAGGAGGTGGAGGTGAAATGCAAGGTTAGCAGATATAACCTCTCGGCCCATGCCGACCAGGTGCAGCTCTGCCAACAGGTAAGCTATATGAAGCCCCAATCGATCATACTCGTCCACGGCGAACCCGGATCGATCAAAGAGCTCAGGGAGAAGCTCGTCCTCAAGAGCCTCGTCTTCGTCGCACCGAACGGCAAGACCATAGATCCGCTCAGGGCGCCGGACTGGCTGACGGAACATAGGCTTCTGCAGATAGATGCCGAGAGGAACCAGTTCTTCGGCACGCTTGAGTATACGGTGGACGGCGGGGTGGCGATCAAGTTCGGCCCCGATCTGGTCGAGTCCCCTCAGTGGAGGCAGTTCTTCGAGGGATATGAGGAGGTAAGGGCCAAGTTCTTCGGCAAGCGGCTCCAGATCAGGGCGAAACTGCCCTCAGACGAGGAAGATGAGGAGGGAGCGGAGGATGAGGAATGA
- the larA gene encoding nickel-dependent lactate racemase: MKVPIRFGRGEVQIEIPDENLGGILKMNPVSPIDDPVSAVYTALRRPIKTPPLSELARGKSSACVVISDITRPVPNRIILPPILETLEKSGISRERIAILIATGIHRPNLGDELKELVGEEIMRNYRIVNHYSGKPETHLYLGRTKRGTPVYLDRTYLEADLKILTGLIEPHLMAGFSGGRKSICPGISSVETMKYAHGPMLLEDERAAPGILEGNPFHEEATEVAMMAGVDFILNVTIDEKRRITGVFAGDLVEAHLAGVRFCEKAVKVVVDEPADIVVTSSAGYPLDTTFYQAIKGAVGVLDVVKPGGTIILIAECSEGIGSEPFTKLMIETKDLDKFIRDLYDLDKFVVDQWQFEELVKVLRKAEVYCYSTGIDYETLKELFVIPLRSPQEGLDRALGKHGSRARVYAVPEGPYVLPMVRR; the protein is encoded by the coding sequence GTGAAGGTTCCCATCAGGTTCGGCAGGGGAGAGGTGCAGATCGAGATTCCGGATGAAAACCTCGGCGGAATTTTGAAGATGAATCCGGTTTCACCGATAGATGATCCTGTCTCCGCCGTATACACCGCCCTGCGACGTCCCATAAAAACTCCTCCGCTTTCGGAGCTTGCTAGGGGAAAAAGCTCCGCATGTGTGGTGATCTCCGATATAACCAGACCGGTACCGAATAGGATAATCCTGCCACCTATCCTGGAGACGCTTGAGAAAAGCGGAATCTCACGGGAGAGGATCGCAATCCTCATAGCAACCGGTATCCACCGGCCCAATCTGGGCGATGAGCTTAAGGAGCTGGTGGGTGAGGAGATCATGCGGAATTACAGGATCGTCAATCATTACTCCGGCAAACCCGAGACACACCTTTATCTGGGCAGGACGAAACGGGGCACGCCTGTATACCTCGATAGAACCTATCTGGAAGCTGATTTGAAAATACTTACCGGCCTGATAGAACCTCATCTGATGGCGGGTTTCTCCGGCGGCAGAAAGTCTATCTGCCCCGGCATATCCTCAGTGGAGACGATGAAATACGCCCACGGTCCGATGTTGCTGGAGGATGAGCGGGCCGCTCCGGGGATACTGGAGGGCAACCCCTTTCACGAGGAGGCCACGGAGGTGGCCATGATGGCTGGCGTGGATTTCATCCTCAACGTCACCATAGATGAGAAACGTCGGATAACGGGGGTATTCGCGGGGGATCTTGTGGAGGCCCATCTGGCCGGAGTAAGGTTCTGCGAAAAGGCCGTTAAGGTGGTGGTGGATGAGCCTGCTGATATCGTTGTCACATCTTCGGCGGGATATCCGCTGGATACCACCTTCTATCAGGCGATCAAGGGAGCCGTGGGTGTTCTGGACGTGGTTAAACCCGGCGGAACGATAATCCTTATAGCCGAATGCAGCGAGGGGATAGGCAGCGAGCCCTTCACAAAGCTTATGATCGAGACGAAAGACCTTGACAAATTCATACGAGACCTTTATGATCTGGATAAATTCGTCGTGGATCAGTGGCAGTTTGAGGAGCTGGTAAAGGTGCTGAGAAAAGCTGAGGTTTACTGTTACTCGACCGGGATAGATTACGAAACCCTGAAGGAACTCTTCGTCATTCCACTTCGTTCTCCGCAGGAAGGGCTCGATCGGGCGCTTGGAAAACATGGGTCCCGTGCCAGGGTATATGCTGTGCCGGAGGGACCATATGTCCTTCCAATGGTGAGGAGATGA
- a CDS encoding acetylxylan esterase, whose protein sequence is MLTLTFIAATSQLAGSGRIGWQPKPDLVKRLSERQPNVIYDEAKVPKYTLPDLLTCLDGTKVTTPEIWREKRRPEILELFRSHMYGRAPIGRPEGMSFELFDYDRNAFDGKATRKQVQIRFTGKADGPNMDLLIYLPNDIPRPVPLFLLLNFNGNHAICDDSAIRVKPIFDRRTGEAMMPDENSRGQDASSFPLGRILSRGYGLATIYYGDIAPDFPGSLDHGVFAAFDRAFGEERPADAWGAIGAWAWGLSRAMDYIELDEEIDSKRVAVLGHSRLGKTALWAGAQDERFAIVISNDSGCGGAALSRRRFGETVTLINKAFPHWFCENFKRYNDKEDELPIDQHMLIALIAPRPVYVASADEDLWADPRGEFLAAKAADPVYRLLGTDGLPADGMPPLDTPVMGRIGYHIRSGGHALTEYDWERYMDFADLHYGHRR, encoded by the coding sequence ATGTTGACATTGACGTTTATCGCCGCCACATCTCAACTCGCTGGTAGCGGGCGGATCGGCTGGCAACCGAAACCGGATCTGGTTAAAAGGCTGAGCGAGAGGCAACCTAACGTCATCTATGATGAGGCGAAAGTGCCGAAATATACACTTCCGGATCTCCTCACCTGCCTTGATGGTACGAAGGTAACCACGCCGGAGATCTGGCGGGAGAAACGCCGCCCTGAGATCCTTGAGCTCTTCCGCTCGCATATGTACGGGCGAGCGCCTATCGGCAGGCCGGAGGGGATGAGCTTTGAGCTCTTCGACTACGATAGAAACGCCTTCGACGGGAAAGCGACCCGAAAACAGGTTCAAATCCGCTTCACGGGCAAGGCCGACGGACCGAACATGGATCTGCTCATCTATCTGCCTAACGATATTCCCCGTCCGGTGCCTCTTTTCCTGCTCCTCAATTTCAACGGCAATCACGCGATCTGCGATGATTCAGCTATCCGTGTAAAACCGATCTTTGACCGAAGGACCGGAGAGGCGATGATGCCGGATGAAAACAGCCGTGGTCAGGATGCCAGCTCGTTTCCCCTCGGGAGAATCCTCTCCCGCGGTTACGGGCTTGCGACGATCTACTATGGGGATATCGCCCCGGATTTTCCCGGCTCGCTCGATCACGGAGTTTTCGCCGCATTTGATAGAGCGTTCGGCGAGGAACGTCCTGCCGACGCATGGGGCGCTATAGGGGCATGGGCCTGGGGGTTAAGCAGGGCGATGGATTATATCGAGTTAGATGAGGAGATCGATTCGAAGCGCGTTGCCGTCTTAGGTCACTCCAGGCTTGGGAAAACGGCGTTGTGGGCGGGAGCTCAGGACGAAAGGTTCGCCATCGTTATATCCAACGATTCAGGATGCGGCGGAGCGGCATTGAGCCGTCGCCGATTTGGCGAAACGGTGACATTGATAAACAAGGCTTTCCCCCACTGGTTTTGCGAGAATTTCAAGCGATACAACGATAAGGAGGATGAACTGCCGATAGATCAGCACATGCTCATCGCTCTGATCGCTCCCCGACCGGTGTATGTCGCCAGCGCCGATGAGGATCTATGGGCGGACCCAAGAGGTGAATTTCTCGCCGCAAAGGCGGCCGATCCGGTTTATAGACTTCTGGGAACCGATGGGCTTCCCGCGGATGGGATGCCTCCGCTTGATACGCCCGTAATGGGTAGGATCGGTTATCACATCCGCTCAGGCGGACACGCTCTCACCGAATATGACTGGGAGAGGTACATGGATTTCGCAGATTTGCATTATGGTCACAGGAGGTGA